One genomic region from Solwaraspora sp. WMMD792 encodes:
- a CDS encoding TetR/AcrR family transcriptional regulator, whose translation MARATSNRPAATRRRQRWADGYDPENTRKSLIASALELFGRRGFDRTSVQEIADQAGLTKGAFYHHFESKDDLLRHIQEEYLEAQLAAIQQIEAGSDDPAVRVAELIRFSLTSVAEYRAHVTIFYQERRYLAGDMFAEVTRKRDAVEAAFAGMISDGIARGVLRADMDPRIVTFGLVGMCAWAYQWLNVDGPLSIDEVARQFSAMVLDGLR comes from the coding sequence ATGGCTCGTGCGACGTCCAACCGCCCGGCGGCGACCCGGCGCAGGCAACGCTGGGCCGACGGCTACGACCCGGAGAACACCCGCAAGTCGTTGATCGCCAGCGCGCTGGAACTGTTCGGGCGTCGGGGTTTCGACCGGACGTCGGTACAGGAGATCGCCGACCAGGCCGGGCTGACCAAGGGTGCCTTCTACCACCACTTCGAGAGCAAGGACGACCTGCTGCGGCACATCCAGGAGGAGTACCTGGAGGCGCAACTGGCCGCGATCCAGCAGATCGAGGCCGGCAGCGACGACCCAGCGGTACGGGTGGCGGAGCTGATCCGGTTCAGCCTGACCAGCGTGGCCGAGTACCGGGCACACGTGACGATCTTCTACCAGGAGCGGCGGTACCTCGCCGGAGACATGTTCGCCGAGGTGACGCGCAAGCGGGACGCGGTGGAGGCGGCCTTCGCCGGCATGATCTCCGACGGTATCGCCCGTGGTGTCCTCCGCGCGGACATGGACCCGCGGATCGTCACCTTCGGGCTGGTGGGCATGTGCGCCTGGGCGTACCAGTGGCTCAACGTCGACGGTCCGCTCAGCATCGACGAGGTGGCGCGCCAGTTCAGCGCGATGGTGCTCGACGGTCTTCGCTGA
- a CDS encoding acyl-CoA dehydrogenase family protein, whose product MFEAYQLPDEHAAVREAVRQVCDDKVAPHAAAADENAEFPQASYDALRAADFHAPHIPVEYGGAGADALATAIVIEEVARACATSSLIPAGNKLGTMPLLLAAGEHLKQRYLPPVARGEAMFSYCLSEPDAGSDAAGMRTRAERDGDSWVLNGVKRWITNAGLSEYYTVFAVTDPAARSRGISAFVVERSDPGVSFGAPERKLGIKGSPTREVYLDNVRVPADRVIGAPGTGFATAMRTLDHTRVTIAAQALGIAQGALDYALGYVRQRQQFGRAIADFQGVQFLLSDMGMTLEAARQLTYAAAGRSERGEPDLTYFGAAAKCFASDAAMKITTDAVQLLGGYGYTRDFPVERMMRDAKITQIYEGTNQVQRVVMARQLLAG is encoded by the coding sequence GTGTTCGAGGCGTACCAGCTGCCGGATGAGCACGCCGCCGTACGGGAGGCCGTACGACAGGTGTGCGACGACAAGGTCGCACCGCACGCGGCGGCCGCCGACGAGAACGCCGAGTTCCCGCAGGCCTCCTACGACGCGCTGCGCGCCGCCGACTTCCACGCCCCGCACATCCCCGTCGAGTACGGCGGCGCCGGTGCGGACGCCCTCGCCACCGCGATCGTCATCGAGGAAGTGGCGCGGGCGTGTGCCACCTCGTCACTGATCCCGGCCGGCAACAAGCTCGGGACCATGCCGCTGCTGCTCGCCGCCGGCGAGCACCTCAAGCAGCGGTATCTTCCACCGGTCGCCCGGGGCGAGGCGATGTTCTCGTACTGCCTGTCCGAACCCGACGCCGGCAGCGACGCGGCCGGCATGCGGACCCGCGCCGAACGCGACGGCGACTCCTGGGTGCTCAACGGGGTCAAGCGCTGGATCACCAACGCCGGACTGAGCGAGTACTACACGGTCTTCGCCGTCACCGACCCGGCGGCACGCTCGCGCGGCATCTCCGCCTTCGTGGTGGAGAGGTCCGATCCCGGGGTCAGCTTCGGCGCGCCGGAGCGCAAGCTCGGCATCAAGGGATCCCCGACCCGCGAGGTGTACCTCGACAACGTCCGCGTCCCGGCGGACCGGGTCATCGGTGCGCCGGGAACCGGCTTCGCGACGGCGATGCGGACGCTGGACCACACCCGGGTCACCATCGCCGCTCAGGCCCTGGGCATCGCCCAGGGCGCGCTGGACTACGCCCTGGGTTACGTACGGCAACGACAGCAGTTCGGCCGGGCCATCGCCGATTTCCAGGGGGTCCAGTTTCTCCTCTCGGACATGGGCATGACCCTGGAGGCGGCACGGCAGCTCACCTACGCGGCCGCCGGCAGGTCCGAGCGGGGCGAGCCGGACCTGACCTACTTCGGCGCGGCAGCCAAGTGCTTCGCTTCCGACGCGGCGATGAAGATCACCACCGACGCCGTCCAACTGCTCGGCGGCTACGGGTACACCCGTGACTTCCCGGTGGAACGGATGATGCGCGACGCCAAGATCACCCAGATCTACGAGGGCACCAACCAGGTGCAACGGGTCGTCATGGCCCGCCAGCTGCTCGCCGGCTGA
- a CDS encoding ABC transporter ATP-binding protein produces the protein MTGAAQTGVSGEPARHPRTPDTDTAVLVVDDLVVEHRDRSTGTVLRAVDHVSLRIGAGESVAVVGESGSGKTTLAMAATGLGTRGDGAIRLLGHQLSSISRARLRRLRPEVQVVFQDPHGSLDPRQSVRSGLRELRRLQPERTSWISDTELLDRVRLAPQILDRYPHQLSGGQAQRVCIARALLMRPRLIVADEPTSGLDVSVQADVLALLAQIRQSTGAALLMISHDLAVVRSVCDTVYVMYQGRVVESGPCESVFVTPRNDYTRELLAAMPGARWRSRR, from the coding sequence ATGACCGGAGCAGCGCAGACGGGGGTGTCGGGCGAACCCGCCCGGCACCCCCGCACCCCGGACACCGACACCGCCGTGCTGGTGGTCGACGATCTGGTCGTCGAGCACCGCGACCGGAGCACGGGGACGGTGCTGCGCGCGGTCGACCACGTGTCGCTGCGCATCGGCGCCGGCGAGAGCGTCGCCGTCGTCGGCGAATCCGGATCCGGCAAGACGACGCTCGCCATGGCGGCCACCGGGCTGGGCACCCGTGGCGACGGAGCCATCCGGCTGCTCGGGCACCAGCTCTCCTCGATCAGTCGGGCGCGGCTGCGGCGGCTGCGCCCCGAGGTGCAGGTGGTCTTCCAGGATCCGCACGGGTCGCTCGACCCGCGGCAGTCGGTCCGCTCCGGGCTGCGGGAACTGCGCCGGCTGCAACCCGAGCGCACCTCCTGGATCAGCGACACCGAACTGCTCGACCGGGTCCGGCTCGCGCCGCAGATCCTCGACCGCTACCCGCACCAGCTCTCCGGCGGCCAGGCCCAGCGGGTCTGCATCGCCCGGGCACTGCTGATGCGGCCGCGGCTGATCGTGGCGGACGAACCGACCTCCGGCCTCGACGTCTCGGTGCAGGCCGACGTGCTGGCGCTGCTGGCCCAGATCCGGCAGAGCACCGGCGCGGCCCTGCTGATGATCAGCCACGACCTCGCCGTCGTGCGCTCCGTCTGCGACACCGTGTACGTCATGTACCAGGGCCGGGTCGTCGAGTCGGGTCCGTGCGAGTCGGTCTTCGTCACTCCCCGCAACGACTACACGCGCGAGCTGCTCGCCGCGATGCCCGGTGCCCGCTGGAGGTCGCGCCGATGA
- a CDS encoding ABC transporter substrate-binding protein → MIMKILRSRRPLVAAAAITVASVGLTACGGTEPDDTGSSGPTIIRALLAAQPATLDPIVGARSAQVVWATMLEPLIDIDEDLAPTDTGLITNWTRTDATTWTFTVRPDITFSNGEAADAAAVANTITLTRDTEGSPLKSYFSNVTSIEATDDATVVVTTGTPQYNIPDLLTTVYLVPPAYYQEQGSEGFAAAPVGTGPYVWAGANAGRDISVTKNPDYWGDEPTNDGVTFTWANEAAQRLALIQSGTVDVSFDLPPAQAQAAEAAGVDVVRTETAIKIIAFLDSTKAPFDDPQLREAAALAIDRDAIVSGIFDGQAAADAGLLNVRPGQQPQDSVTADPAKAAQLVGDAAPAVQITYPAAQYTNIEEVAQAVGGSLEQAGFTVSYEPLDYGTLVQRIIGRQVPGVAIFAGVPNVAVPDYFVSGFMKTASLTGNCPDPQIDQLAQQALEQDSAEQAAPIYEQLNTIGVVEKHCYVPLYRQIFNYATGPGVTGVDFGPLNTVDFTKTTR, encoded by the coding sequence ATGATCATGAAAATCCTGCGTTCCCGGCGGCCCCTCGTGGCCGCCGCCGCCATCACTGTCGCCAGCGTCGGCCTGACCGCCTGCGGTGGCACCGAACCCGATGACACCGGGTCGTCCGGCCCGACCATCATCCGTGCGCTGCTCGCGGCCCAGCCCGCCACCCTCGATCCGATCGTCGGTGCGCGCTCCGCCCAGGTGGTCTGGGCGACAATGCTCGAACCACTGATCGACATCGACGAAGACCTCGCGCCCACCGACACCGGTCTGATCACCAACTGGACCCGTACCGACGCCACGACCTGGACGTTCACCGTCCGCCCCGACATCACCTTCAGCAACGGGGAAGCGGCCGACGCGGCCGCCGTCGCGAACACCATCACCCTCACCCGCGACACCGAGGGGTCACCGCTGAAGTCCTACTTCAGCAACGTCACCTCGATCGAGGCAACCGACGACGCCACCGTCGTGGTCACCACCGGCACGCCGCAGTACAACATTCCCGACCTGCTCACCACGGTCTACCTGGTCCCACCGGCCTACTACCAGGAGCAGGGGTCCGAAGGCTTCGCCGCAGCACCAGTCGGCACCGGCCCGTACGTGTGGGCCGGCGCCAACGCCGGCCGCGACATCTCGGTCACCAAGAACCCCGACTACTGGGGCGACGAACCGACGAACGACGGCGTCACCTTCACCTGGGCAAACGAGGCCGCGCAGCGGCTCGCGTTGATCCAGAGCGGGACCGTGGACGTCTCCTTCGACCTACCGCCGGCCCAGGCGCAGGCGGCCGAGGCGGCCGGGGTCGACGTGGTCCGCACCGAGACCGCCATCAAGATCATCGCCTTCCTCGACTCGACCAAGGCCCCGTTCGACGACCCGCAGTTGCGCGAGGCCGCTGCCCTGGCCATCGACCGGGACGCGATCGTCAGCGGCATCTTCGACGGCCAGGCCGCCGCCGACGCCGGACTGCTCAACGTCCGGCCCGGCCAGCAACCGCAGGACAGCGTCACCGCAGACCCGGCAAAGGCCGCGCAACTCGTCGGTGACGCGGCCCCGGCCGTGCAGATCACCTATCCGGCGGCGCAGTACACCAACATCGAAGAGGTCGCCCAGGCCGTGGGCGGCAGCCTCGAACAGGCCGGCTTCACGGTCAGCTACGAGCCGCTCGACTACGGCACCCTGGTGCAGCGGATCATCGGCCGCCAGGTCCCCGGCGTCGCCATCTTCGCCGGAGTACCCAACGTCGCCGTGCCGGACTACTTCGTCAGCGGCTTCATGAAGACCGCGTCGTTGACCGGCAACTGCCCCGACCCGCAGATCGACCAGCTTGCCCAGCAGGCGCTCGAACAGGACAGCGCCGAGCAGGCTGCCCCGATCTACGAGCAGCTCAACACCATCGGAGTGGTCGAGAAGCACTGCTACGTCCCGCTCTACCGGCAGATCTTCAACTACGCGACCGGCCCCGGTGTCACCGGCGTCGACTTCGGTCCGCTGAACACCGTGGACTTCACGAAGACGACCCGCTGA
- a CDS encoding enoyl-CoA hydratase/isomerase family protein — translation MAPTLTPRHDGRLIRVRYDNAARGNCFDDTALHELVHALETAAAVDSCAVVELAMAGRNFCGGWDTTAFTELAGSSPETVADSLRASDAALRRIRRLPVPVVAAVRGRVIGFGAGLLDAVHLPIAATSARLSLPEARFGFAPAGVGYAIARALPRPQAYHLLTGATTASADQMLAWGLVAEVVADDDLDRATAALVEALLAVPGRTLRAVVEVVESSRATGRPDHAYDVSARTIVAGVAARGADR, via the coding sequence GTGGCCCCTACCCTCACCCCTCGGCACGACGGACGCCTCATCCGGGTGCGCTACGACAACGCGGCCCGCGGCAACTGCTTCGACGACACCGCGCTGCATGAACTCGTCCACGCGTTGGAGACCGCCGCGGCCGTTGACAGCTGCGCGGTCGTCGAGCTCGCGATGGCCGGCCGGAACTTCTGCGGTGGCTGGGACACCACGGCGTTCACCGAGCTGGCCGGCAGTTCACCCGAGACGGTGGCGGACAGCCTGCGCGCCAGCGACGCCGCACTGCGGCGGATCCGGCGACTCCCGGTGCCAGTGGTCGCCGCGGTCCGGGGCCGGGTGATCGGCTTCGGCGCCGGCCTGCTCGACGCCGTACACCTGCCGATCGCCGCGACCAGCGCCCGCCTGTCGCTACCCGAGGCCCGGTTCGGCTTCGCCCCCGCCGGCGTCGGCTACGCGATCGCCCGGGCGCTACCCCGGCCACAGGCCTACCACCTGCTGACCGGGGCCACGACCGCGTCCGCCGACCAGATGCTCGCCTGGGGGCTGGTCGCCGAGGTCGTCGCCGACGACGATCTCGACCGCGCGACCGCGGCTCTGGTCGAGGCGCTGCTCGCCGTACCCGGCCGCACCCTGCGAGCAGTGGTCGAGGTCGTCGAGTCGAGCCGGGCCACCGGCCGGCCCGATCACGCCTACGACGTCTCGGCGCGCACCATCGTCGCCGGTGTCGCCGCGCGCGGGGCGGACCGATGA
- a CDS encoding ABC transporter permease codes for MSRTDVHPAPTTQTPRRPVRRARTSVFWLSLPLVVVAGLVLVLPLTGLLPEPGQDLAATRRPPAFLDGGTWAHPLGTDKLGQDVLTQFVSAGRLTILIGVAGALVAIGPGTLLGVLAGYFRSWVDRVISVLIDAQLALPFILVALAIISNRGSSLPVLFLVLALTGWAVCARVTRSATLAIRERQFVTGLRAAGASEARIVFRHVLPNLAGTVVALGTLQIGTAILIESALSFLGLGVPPPSVSWGSMLASGQDELSQAWWIALFPGLAITLLVLLVNLLGDALLTHHDPRKRRR; via the coding sequence ATGAGCCGAACCGATGTGCATCCGGCACCCACGACGCAGACCCCACGACGCCCGGTACGGCGGGCCCGTACCTCGGTGTTCTGGCTGTCCCTGCCGCTGGTGGTCGTCGCCGGCCTGGTGCTGGTACTGCCGCTGACCGGACTGCTGCCGGAGCCCGGGCAGGACCTGGCCGCGACCCGGCGACCGCCCGCCTTCCTCGACGGCGGAACCTGGGCGCATCCACTCGGCACCGACAAACTCGGCCAGGACGTCCTGACCCAGTTCGTCTCCGCCGGCCGGCTGACCATCCTGATCGGCGTCGCCGGCGCCCTGGTCGCCATCGGTCCCGGCACCCTGCTCGGCGTCCTGGCCGGCTACTTCCGCAGCTGGGTCGACCGGGTCATCTCGGTGCTCATCGACGCCCAGCTGGCCCTGCCGTTCATCCTGGTCGCCCTCGCGATCATCTCGAACCGGGGCAGCTCCCTGCCGGTGCTGTTCCTGGTGCTGGCGCTGACCGGTTGGGCGGTCTGCGCCCGGGTCACCCGGTCGGCGACCCTGGCGATCCGCGAGCGGCAGTTCGTCACCGGTCTACGGGCGGCCGGCGCGTCGGAGGCGCGGATCGTCTTCCGGCACGTCCTGCCCAACCTCGCCGGTACGGTCGTCGCGCTCGGCACCCTCCAGATCGGCACGGCGATCCTGATCGAGAGCGCGTTGAGCTTCCTCGGCCTCGGCGTACCGCCACCGAGTGTGAGCTGGGGGTCGATGCTCGCCTCCGGCCAGGACGAGCTGAGCCAGGCCTGGTGGATCGCGCTCTTCCCCGGGCTTGCCATCACCTTGCTGGTGCTGCTGGTCAACCTGTTGGGCGACGCGCTGCTCACCCACCACGACCCACGGAAGAGGCGCCGATGA
- a CDS encoding flavin reductase family protein — translation MTAEPLFDSTEFRQVCGHFPTGVTAVTAITAQGGVAALTVNSFTSVSLQPAKVLFCVTSSSSSFPTLVGSERIAIHILSRDQEDVARRFATSGLTGAEKLAGVSWLPGPDGVPLLPGTPAVLAGRRDEVITSGDHVIFLLDIDHVHLKPTSVPALSFYRGRFVSPSATATE, via the coding sequence ATGACGGCCGAGCCACTGTTCGACTCGACGGAGTTCCGTCAGGTGTGTGGTCACTTCCCCACCGGCGTCACCGCGGTCACCGCGATCACCGCCCAGGGCGGCGTCGCCGCGCTGACCGTGAACTCGTTCACCTCGGTCTCGCTGCAGCCGGCGAAGGTGCTGTTCTGTGTGACCAGCTCCTCGTCCAGCTTCCCGACCCTGGTCGGATCCGAACGGATCGCCATCCACATCCTCAGCCGGGACCAGGAGGACGTGGCGCGCCGGTTCGCCACGTCCGGTCTGACCGGCGCGGAGAAACTCGCCGGGGTGTCCTGGCTGCCCGGTCCGGACGGGGTTCCGCTGCTGCCCGGCACACCGGCGGTGCTCGCCGGACGACGCGACGAGGTGATCACCAGCGGTGACCATGTCATCTTCCTGCTCGACATCGACCACGTGCATCTGAAGCCGACGAGCGTGCCGGCGTTGTCGTTCTACCGGGGACGGTTCGTCAGTCCGTCGGCCACCGCGACCGAGTGA
- a CDS encoding acetyl-CoA acetyltransferase — MASRRMAHDVAIVAMGCTPFRDHWHRSADDLLVDAVHECVGSLPGATLDDVDAFWVGTQGSGMSGQTLARPLRLVGKPVTRVENYCATGSESLRNAAFAVASGAYDMVMATGVEKLKDSAYSGLAAVYPPADGTDVDWTAPAGFSLLAPAYQQAYGVAARDMRSALTRVAMKNHENGALNERAQFRRAVSAEAVENAPRVAGQLGVLDCSGVSDGAAAAILVRAEDAYRYTDKPVFLRGMGFVAGSGAGLATDGYDFTTFPEVVQAARQAYDQAGVTDPATQISLAEVHDCFTPTEVVLMEDLGFSERGKAWRDILDGRYDLGGALPVNTDGGLKSFGHPIGATGLRMVFECFTQLRGAAGARQVPDARLALAQNLGGQPGSCVAFVAVLGSQR; from the coding sequence ATGGCCAGTAGACGGATGGCCCACGACGTCGCGATCGTCGCGATGGGCTGTACCCCGTTTCGTGACCACTGGCACCGTTCCGCCGACGATCTGCTGGTCGACGCGGTGCACGAGTGCGTCGGGTCGCTGCCCGGTGCCACCCTCGACGACGTCGACGCGTTCTGGGTGGGCACCCAGGGCTCCGGTATGTCCGGGCAGACCCTGGCCCGGCCGCTGCGCCTGGTCGGCAAGCCGGTCACCCGGGTGGAGAACTACTGCGCCACCGGCTCGGAGTCGTTGCGCAACGCGGCGTTCGCGGTCGCGTCCGGGGCGTACGACATGGTGATGGCGACCGGGGTGGAGAAGCTGAAGGATTCGGCGTACTCCGGTCTGGCCGCCGTCTACCCACCCGCCGACGGCACCGACGTCGACTGGACCGCACCCGCCGGATTCTCCCTGCTCGCCCCCGCCTACCAGCAGGCGTACGGCGTCGCGGCGCGGGACATGCGCAGCGCCCTGACCAGGGTCGCGATGAAGAACCACGAGAACGGCGCGTTGAACGAGCGCGCCCAGTTCCGTAGGGCCGTCTCCGCCGAGGCCGTCGAGAACGCGCCGCGCGTCGCCGGGCAGCTCGGCGTGCTGGACTGCTCGGGGGTGTCCGACGGCGCCGCCGCGGCCATCCTGGTCCGCGCCGAGGACGCCTACCGCTACACCGACAAGCCGGTGTTCCTGCGGGGGATGGGGTTCGTCGCGGGGTCGGGCGCGGGTCTGGCCACCGACGGCTACGACTTCACCACCTTCCCGGAGGTGGTGCAGGCGGCGCGACAGGCCTACGACCAGGCGGGCGTCACCGACCCGGCGACGCAGATCTCGCTGGCCGAGGTGCACGACTGTTTCACTCCGACGGAGGTGGTGCTGATGGAGGACCTGGGATTCTCCGAGCGGGGCAAGGCCTGGCGGGACATTCTCGACGGCCGGTACGACCTCGGCGGCGCGTTGCCGGTGAACACCGACGGCGGTCTCAAGTCGTTCGGCCACCCGATCGGCGCCACCGGGCTGCGGATGGTGTTCGAGTGCTTCACCCAGCTGCGGGGTGCGGCCGGTGCCCGCCAGGTGCCCGACGCCCGGTTGGCCCTCGCGCAGAATCTCGGCGGGCAGCCGGGTTCCTGCGTGGCGTTCGTCGCGGTGCTGGGGAGCCAGCGGTGA
- a CDS encoding MaoC family dehydratase — protein MRTASRTIVRSPGDLLDLVGTELGASAPQVVTQRQIDQFADVTGDHQWIHVDVERARSGPFGTTVVHGFLTLALVPRLLADILEVQTFAMGVNYGLDRVRFVRPLPPGVPIQGTATLVSAQPIAAVPGTGDGVQAKASVTVEFADQSTPCCVAEILFRYYS, from the coding sequence ATGCGAACCGCATCACGGACGATCGTGCGTAGCCCGGGTGACCTGCTCGACCTGGTCGGCACGGAGCTGGGGGCCAGTGCGCCGCAGGTGGTTACCCAGCGGCAGATCGACCAGTTCGCCGACGTCACCGGGGACCACCAGTGGATCCACGTCGACGTCGAGCGGGCGCGGTCCGGCCCGTTCGGCACCACCGTCGTGCACGGATTCCTGACCCTGGCGCTCGTCCCGCGCCTGCTCGCGGACATCCTCGAGGTGCAGACCTTCGCCATGGGCGTCAACTACGGGCTGGACCGGGTCCGGTTCGTCCGGCCGTTGCCGCCCGGTGTGCCGATCCAGGGCACCGCAACGCTGGTGTCGGCCCAGCCGATCGCCGCCGTCCCCGGTACCGGGGACGGCGTGCAGGCCAAGGCCTCGGTGACAGTGGAGTTCGCCGACCAGTCGACTCCCTGCTGCGTGGCCGAGATCCTGTTCCGGTACTACAGCTGA
- a CDS encoding ABC transporter ATP-binding protein, with product MTALLSVRGLSVVARLADGDLRLLDDVDLDVDRGRIVGVVGESGSGKTTLARTVVGLLERNVDVEQGRVTLAGDEVVAPGVDRTDRVRGSAVGMVFQDASRSLNPLMRVGTQLAEVLRRHVRGISRAEVERRSVEVLAQMRITDPARVLGSYPHQLSGGLRQRVAIGLAVVTRPALVIADECTTALDVTTQTKVVGLFRTLVDELGIGLLFVTHDLMLASDLCDRIAVMSGGRVVEEGAAEQVLDEPQQEYTRRLLAAIPSWS from the coding sequence ATGACCGCGCTGCTGAGCGTTCGCGGCCTGTCCGTCGTCGCCCGACTCGCCGACGGCGACCTGCGGCTGCTCGACGACGTCGACCTCGACGTCGACCGAGGCCGGATCGTCGGCGTAGTCGGCGAATCCGGCAGTGGCAAGACCACCCTGGCCCGCACCGTCGTCGGGCTGCTCGAACGCAACGTCGATGTCGAACAGGGCCGGGTCACGCTCGCCGGCGACGAGGTGGTGGCTCCTGGCGTGGACCGCACCGACCGGGTCCGGGGCAGCGCCGTGGGCATGGTCTTCCAGGACGCCTCCCGGTCGTTGAACCCGCTGATGAGGGTCGGCACACAGCTCGCCGAGGTGCTGCGCCGCCACGTCCGGGGCATCTCCCGGGCCGAGGTCGAGCGCCGCTCGGTGGAGGTCCTGGCGCAGATGCGCATCACCGACCCGGCGCGGGTGCTGGGCAGCTACCCGCACCAGCTCTCCGGCGGGCTGCGCCAGCGGGTCGCCATCGGTCTGGCCGTCGTCACCCGCCCGGCGCTGGTGATCGCCGACGAGTGCACCACCGCCCTCGACGTCACCACCCAGACCAAGGTCGTCGGGCTGTTCCGCACCCTGGTCGACGAACTCGGCATCGGCCTGCTCTTCGTCACCCACGACCTGATGCTCGCCAGCGACCTCTGTGACCGGATCGCGGTGATGAGCGGCGGCCGGGTCGTCGAAGAGGGTGCGGCCGAGCAGGTGCTGGATGAGCCGCAACAGGAGTACACCCGGCGACTGCTCGCCGCCATCCCCTCGTGGAGTTGA
- a CDS encoding VOC family protein, protein MSGRFQAGEAVWVELATPDPDKVEPFYRALLGWTVRAERLGATTYRMCGIDGRDVAGISDAAALHAGRPRGWIVYFAVDDVSRSATRAVQLGGELVTPPRYLPAAGTGAVVIDPFGAAFGLYQGESRTGVQLLNSVGALCWNELNTGEPAASVSYYRSLFGYVTRRTTDTPTARPYTLLMLGDVAVAGVLALDNDWPNLIPAKWITYFAVDSLDDALRRVCALGGTPTVGPVRSPYGRLHLVKDPGGHSLCLIQLDGGLRPGHDSSPRR, encoded by the coding sequence ATGAGCGGTCGATTCCAGGCTGGCGAGGCCGTCTGGGTGGAGTTGGCCACCCCCGATCCGGACAAGGTCGAACCGTTCTACCGCGCGTTACTCGGCTGGACGGTGCGTGCCGAACGGCTCGGTGCCACCACCTACCGGATGTGTGGCATCGACGGACGCGACGTGGCCGGCATCTCCGACGCCGCCGCGCTGCACGCCGGCCGGCCAAGGGGCTGGATCGTCTACTTCGCGGTCGACGACGTCAGTCGGAGCGCCACCCGGGCGGTCCAGCTCGGCGGCGAGCTGGTCACCCCGCCGCGATATCTGCCGGCCGCCGGCACCGGCGCCGTCGTCATCGACCCGTTCGGCGCCGCGTTCGGCCTCTACCAGGGCGAGTCGCGCACCGGCGTGCAGCTGCTCAACTCGGTCGGCGCACTGTGCTGGAACGAATTGAACACCGGGGAGCCCGCCGCCTCGGTGAGCTACTACCGGTCCCTGTTCGGCTACGTCACCCGGCGGACGACAGACACGCCCACCGCCCGCCCGTACACCCTGCTGATGCTCGGCGACGTCGCGGTCGCCGGCGTGCTGGCACTCGACAACGATTGGCCGAACCTGATCCCGGCGAAGTGGATCACCTACTTCGCCGTGGATTCCCTGGACGACGCGCTGCGGCGGGTCTGCGCGCTCGGCGGGACGCCGACCGTCGGCCCGGTCCGGAGCCCGTACGGACGTCTTCACCTGGTGAAGGATCCCGGCGGCCATTCACTTTGCCTCATCCAGCTCGACGGCGGCCTGCGCCCCGGGCACGACTCCTCCCCCAGGCGGTGA
- a CDS encoding ABC transporter permease, translating to MKASTVRRVGSRLASLLASLLIALSLAFALGRLSGDPTVAILGPMATPEQRDALRHELGLDLPLVVQYLDYLKGILTGDLGQSLQFYQANTTLIADRLPFTLQLVAAGMALAVLVGVPLGVLAATREGTWWDRAASTVALLGQSVPVFWFGMMLVALFAVNLGWLPAGQSGTPQHLVLPAVTMSVYPMAQIARLTRASMSETLAEPYIDSARARGLRGRRVVWRHAFKNAMMPILTIVVLQTGILLSGAVAIEYVYSWPGLGQLALQAIQFRDFPLVQAIVVFGALTFVLLNLLVDVIHSVVDPRVR from the coding sequence ATGAAGGCCAGCACCGTCCGACGGGTCGGCAGCCGCCTGGCGTCGCTGCTGGCGTCCCTACTCATCGCGCTGAGCCTGGCGTTCGCCCTCGGGCGGCTCTCCGGCGATCCGACCGTGGCGATCCTCGGACCGATGGCCACTCCGGAGCAGCGGGACGCCCTGCGGCACGAACTCGGTCTCGACCTGCCGCTGGTCGTCCAGTATCTCGACTACCTCAAGGGCATCCTCACCGGTGACCTTGGCCAGTCGCTGCAGTTCTACCAGGCCAACACGACCCTGATCGCCGACCGGCTGCCGTTCACCCTGCAACTGGTCGCCGCCGGCATGGCACTCGCCGTACTGGTCGGGGTGCCGCTCGGGGTGCTGGCCGCGACCCGGGAGGGCACCTGGTGGGACCGCGCCGCCTCCACCGTCGCACTGCTCGGCCAGTCGGTGCCCGTCTTCTGGTTCGGCATGATGCTGGTGGCGCTGTTCGCCGTGAACCTCGGCTGGCTGCCCGCCGGGCAGTCCGGCACCCCGCAGCATCTGGTCCTTCCCGCGGTCACCATGTCGGTGTACCCGATGGCCCAGATCGCCCGGCTCACCAGGGCGTCGATGAGCGAGACGTTGGCCGAGCCGTACATCGACTCCGCCCGGGCCCGCGGGCTGCGCGGCCGGCGGGTGGTGTGGCGGCACGCGTTCAAGAACGCGATGATGCCGATCCTGACCATCGTCGTGCTGCAGACCGGCATTCTGCTCTCCGGCGCCGTCGCGATCGAGTACGTCTACTCCTGGCCCGGCCTCGGTCAGCTGGCGCTGCAGGCCATCCAGTTCCGGGACTTCCCGCTTGTCCAGGCGATTGTCGTCTTCGGTGCGTTGACGTTCGTCCTGCTGAACCTGCTCGTCGACGTGATCCATTCGGTCGTCGACCCGAGGGTGAGGTGA